The sequence below is a genomic window from Uranotaenia lowii strain MFRU-FL chromosome 2, ASM2978415v1, whole genome shotgun sequence.
TGATGGCTGAGTTTTTTCGAGAATGAAACTCTTTTGCGGCTTCGGAGTGGCTGATACCCAGATCCACACGGATCCGGATGATACTCTGTTCTTGTTGGTAAGCGGGGCATAATCTGTTGGTTGTTGAGTGATCGCCTCTGCAGTTGTTACAGTGGGGATCTTTTGGACAATCGgcatgaatattattttcaccgCAGTTTTGGCAAATGGGAGTGTTCGAGCATTTGCCCTTGGTATGACCAAATCTTCCACAGGTAAAACATTGCATTGGCCTTGGGTAGTAGGGCCTAGTAGGAACACGGAGGTACCCGAACCAGACATGGGTTGGAGGAACGGTGCCGCTGAAGGTAAGCACCATTGTGTTAGTAGGCGTTGTTTTTTCGTTGATTTTCCTGGTAAAGCGATAAACTTTGACGACATTTTGGTCTTCGAGAGCCTGACAGATTTCGTTTTCCGTGAGATCTGCAACCTCTCTGCACGAAACCACGCACTGGCATGTGTTTTTGGTGGGATGTGGCACAACTGAGACCGGTGTATCGTCGATAAGTTTCTTCAGTTGAAGAAGTTTATCGAATTGTTGCTGGCTTCGAACTTTCAGCAGGACAGCTTTTCCTCCGTCGGTTGGGCTGGCACCATCGATGCGACCAGCAATCTGGTCAATCGATTTGGCGATGATGAAGGGGTTTTGGGGCAGCTTGAATTTGTCACCAGGTTTCAATATGAGGAAGCGGACCTCACCATGGACATCGTTTGGATCCATCCATCTGGGAAGAGTCCTCGAGTTCCGGTTGGAAGGACCGGGAAGGGGCCCCCAGGGTGGAATAGATTCCGCCATGAAGACCGAAAACAAATTTCGGTGGGAGCAGCAGCAGGGAAATTAATGATTCActttttgtagaacaaaactGTACTGAGAACGAACTATTTGTATCTCACAAAACGAAAGAGAGCGAACAGGCTGAGAGCAATCCAAAACACGTCCGTTCGTGACAACGTTTCACTTGCGAATGATTAAATGTGTGAATCGGGTGCGACATCGATCAAACCAACTCGCTGCTGCTGATCAGCTTTCTGTTGCCGATcagctggaggggaaatttgtctcattcgtcctttgattcgttgaacttgcacttacgcccaaatgtttctgaggcaattaccggtaagttttcaatttctatGACATAGTGAATGTTACCTTAGTGAGTTATCGAGTGTAGCGGTAAATTTATTAGTGAATGCGTAATAAAAGTGTGAATCGGGTGATTGTgtgactaacagcagcaggctgctgccgatcagcctgctgctgttagttgttaggtttgctgctactgctgctgttcggtttcttttccttgctgcattattgtacagcgttcgaaagccttgagtatcgatttaagaacgcctgaaaacaagaatctgaaataatattgCCAGGTTGATATTCTGATTACCTCTACCTGTATACACTGCTTGCTCATGGAATCCATAGCGAATATGCTAGGTTTTTCTTCCTCTGCACATTCGCCGTTTGGAAGAAGGGAcgtaagcaacattgaaatGGGCAAGcaaggttttgtttcattcgtcattttgaaagtcttaaattttatacattaaaatggtttaaattgattgttttatcaatcgtataggtagataatgttataatgaagcctttttagtgaatatctcagtttttaaaattttgtttcattcgacgtaatgaaagctcacgcgagaaatgttCTTTCATACGAAtctataaaatcaaaaaaatgttaagctACTATTGTAAAGACAGCATGTACATACTCGAAAACTGGTTTCATTAGTTTGTCACGCGAAGACGAGTAAAAGAGGTTGCTTTCTCTACTTTCGTTGACCATTTCCATTGCTAGACATTCATTCATTCGTCGAAGATCTTGCGTTCTACTGAGATTTGGTATAGCGTGTTAGGCTTAATTTGTAACATCAATGGAGCGAAAGAACGCCCAGCTACCAGTTTTATTGAGttgcttttttgttttactaTGGTTCTATCAAATCAGTGCTGTACATCAGAAAAACTACATTTGGCAACCTGAAACAGCTGAAGAATTGAGGCAGTATATTAGTGAGTATATCAACATTGACTATCTGAAATCGAAACTAGACATCTATGAAGACGATGGTTGGTTAACCATGGGTTATACAACCACCGAATGATGCCATAATCAACCTTTAAATCACTTTATTGACATCCATTGTCAATATAGTATCACCAGTACCAAGTACGCCTGATtcataattctgaattctggttCTAAAATATAATACTAGAATCTGATGCTGAATAGCAGTGTACTGTGTGTTGAACATGATTCCATTATTTAAATTAAGAGAGTGGGTCGATCTAGCTACATATTTTAAAACAGCACAAAGCGGATTCAAAAAGTTGAGCATTGATTTATAACAGCATTATTACCGAAAAAATAACGTTATTATTAGATAATGTAGATCAGTtgttctacccaaagcgctctagttttgacctttccacctatcaattttcatttctgtctcaATTGCTCTCTGATTAGAATTACAATGTGTTGATATGCcataaacttagataagaatata
It includes:
- the LOC129742505 gene encoding uncharacterized protein LOC129742505, which gives rise to MAESIPPWGPLPGPSNRNSRTLPRWMDPNDVHGEVRFLILKPGDKFKLPQNPFIIAKSIDQIAGRIDGASPTDGGKAVLLKVRSQQQFDKLLQLKKLIDDTPVSVVPHPTKNTCQCVVSCREVADLTENEICQALEDQNVVKVYRFTRKINEKTTPTNTMVLTFSGTVPPTHVWFGYLRVPTRPYYPRPMQCFTCGRFGHTKGKCSNTPICQNCGENNIHADCPKDPHCNNCRGDHSTTNRLCPAYQQEQSIIRIRVDLGISHSEAAKEFHSRKNSAIISKVQQRIANTNSSPQEDNNKIFELEKQIANLVKKNIELLARIWELETKKKIQSDESDTTLTDSNSEASMDTADDSQPLSSTPKRGRGTESPEKTSPVRMNKTRRPSTQSDSDFEIPRYGNQPIKLPNRR